CGGCCGGCTCGATGTCCTGGTCTCCAACGCCGGCACGATGGCGGTGTCACCCTTCGACGAGCTGCGCCAGGACGACTGGGACGCCATGGTCGCGACGCATGTCACCGGCCTGCTGAACGGTATCGGGGCGGCGCTCCCCGTCTTCCGGCGGCAGCACTCGGGCCAGTTCGTCAACGTCTCCTCCACCGCGGCCTACGTCGTGAAAGCCCCGCAGGGCGTCTACGCGGCCACCAAGACGGCGGTGAAGGTACTGACCGAGGGCCTGCGGCAGGAGTCGGGACCCGACCTGCGCGTCACTCTCGTCTCCCCAGGGTTCACCAACACCGAGGGCGTGGGGAAGGGGGCGAGTCCCGAAGTGGCGGCGGCGCATGTCCGGCTGCGCGACGAGATCGCCATCCCGCCCTCCGCCATCGCGTCCGCGATCGGTTACGCGATCGAGCAGCCCGACGATGTCGACATCAACGAGATCGTCGTCCGGCCCACCGCGCAGGCCTGACGCCGCCGATCCTCGCGGTCCGCCTCCGTCCCGGCCACCGAAACGGTGCGGCAGCCGGGCCGCCGGGGTCAGATGCCGAGGGCGTCGCCCGGGTCTCCGTGCCGTGGGGTCCACCACTGGGTGAGGCCCCAGATCCCGAGCGCGAGCGCGGTCACGGCGACGAGTACCGCGACCCAGGGCCTGCCCGTCCAACGCCTGGTCAGGGCCCAGGCCAGGAGAGGCAGCAGAGCGCCGCCGAGCGCGATGAGCGGGAGGTCGACATAGAGCACGCTCAGATCACGGGCGCTGCCCTCGAACCCGCCCTCGATACTCAGCTGCGCCTGTGGTGCCCATACGAGCGGCGCCGCCGCCGCACCGAGGACGGAGAGGAGACATCCGGCACCGCCGGCCGTCCGTGAAGTGGTGCTCAGGTCCCGTCCCGCTGGATATCCGCCCATGCCAGCGACAGACGCGGCCCGCATGGGGATCGGTTCCGCCGAGGTCGGCTCAGACCGCGGGCCGTACCCGGTAGCTCAGGGCCGGGAAGGGGAACGACCCGGTGTGGAGGCTGCCGAGTACGTAGTAGATGTCGCCGGCCGCGGCGGGTGTTCCGGTCTCGCAGTCCGGGCGGAAGAAGACTTCGATGTTCCGGTCGGACAGATTGACCGCCGACAGGGCCGACCGCGTCAGTGACTGGCAGACGCCGGCCGCGTCCAGGTCGACCGCCGTCTCGTCCCCGGTCTGCTGGGCTCCTGTGTAGAAGGAGGCCTCACCGGCCGGCGCGCTCGCCGTCGCGGAGGGTGCCGCGGCCAGCAGGCCGAGCAGAGCGCCGGCCGTCACAGCGGCGGCGGTTCCGGTGGGTCGGAGCATACGCAGGGTCATGTGGTCCGCCTTCGTGGGGAGTTGGGGCGAGCGCTCGGGCCCATGGCCGAGACCGGCCAATGGTTGCATCTTCAACAAGGCAAGGGGAGCCCGTAACCGGCCAAGGCGAGGACCGAGTTGTAATTTAGGTTAGGCTAAGCTAATGAACGCTTGGACGGGGTCTCCCGCAGCCTGCCCCTCTACCCACCGACACCACTGGAGCCGGAGACCATGACCGAACGGGCCGCGACGACCCTGCCGGAGCACGTACAGCTC
The nucleotide sequence above comes from Streptomyces sp. NBC_01716. Encoded proteins:
- a CDS encoding SDR family oxidoreductase, whose product is MSGIEGKVVAITGASSGIGAATATWLAEKGARLVLGARREDRLTSVVDRITARGGSAVGVVVDVTRREDLRRLTDTAVDRFGRLDVLVSNAGTMAVSPFDELRQDDWDAMVATHVTGLLNGIGAALPVFRRQHSGQFVNVSSTAAYVVKAPQGVYAATKTAVKVLTEGLRQESGPDLRVTLVSPGFTNTEGVGKGASPEVAAAHVRLRDEIAIPPSAIASAIGYAIEQPDDVDINEIVVRPTAQA